AGTAGCGGTGTGGTTATTCCTCTGAATGACGGTCTATTGTCTATCATTGGCGAAGCCCCGGCAGACAAAAACTGTTTGATATTCGATTTGCCTACTTACGAAAGCTGCTGTAAATCAGTAAAGCGTTGGGTAAAGAGAGCCGGGATAGACAAACATATAAGCTGGCATTGTGCCCGGCACTCGTTTGCCGTGAACATTCTGAACAATGGGGCAAATATAAAAACCGTAGCCAGCCTTTTAGGACATAGCGGATTGAAGCATACGGAGAAGTACACCCGTGCGGTGGATAAATTGAAAGAGGAAGCAATAAACAGCTTACCCGAACTAAAGTTTTAACCATAAAAGACTTATCTTTGTAACTATGAACTTTGAAGCATTAGTAAAACATATCAGCACGATACAGAACACGTTGCAGGCACAAGCCGCACATGCTGTAAACCTTGCCCTTACTTCCCGTAACTGGCTTATGGGTTGCTATATCGTAGAATTTGAGCAGAACGGAGAAGACCGTGCCGCCTACGGTGAACAACTGTTGAAGAAGCTGGAACAACGACTGAAAACAAAAGGGCTGAATGAACGTAGATTCCGTGAATTTAGGCGGTTGTATCTTGTTTATCCACAACTAAAAAAACCTGTTACACAATACATTGCATCACAAATTCAAATTCGGCAGTCATTGACCGCCGAATTCACTGAACCAATTCGGCGGTTGATGACCGCCGAATCTGAAAGTGGAGTTTGGAAACTATCAACAGAATACCCACAAACCGAAACATGGATGATTCCAGCTGATAGATTATTCAATAAATTATCTTCCACCCATTTAAACACTATATCGGGAATTGAGAACCCGGTAAAACGTGCTTTCTATGAAATGGAAACTATTCGTGGCTGCTGGTCTGTAAAGGAGTTGGAGCGACAAATCGCATCTTTATATTACGAACGTAGCGGACTATCCAAAAACAAAGAAGCCCTCTCCGCTTTAGTCCAGCAACAAGCAACCTTATTACAACCTAAAGATGTTATCAATACTCCTGTTACTTTGGAGTTCTTAGGGTTGAATGAACGTGCATTGGTGACAGAAACTGATTTGGAACAAGCCATTCTTGACAACCTGCAACACTTCCTGTTAGAAATGGGACATGGCTTCTGCTTTGAAGCCCGGCAAAAACGCATCTTGATTGATGAAGATTATTTCTTTGCCGACCTTGTGTTCTATCACCGTATTTTGAAATGTCATGTTATTGTAGAATTGAAGATAGACAAGTTCCACCATGAGTATGCTTCGCAACTAAATATGTATCTGAACTATTTCAAAGCGGAAGTGATGCAGCCGGATGATAATCCACCTATCGGTATTCTGCTTTGCACTGAAAAGGGAGATACATTAGTAAAGTATGCCACAGCCGGATTAGACCCAAATATCTTTGTACAGAAGTATAGGATAGAGCTTCCAACAGAAGAAGAAATAAAAGAGTTCATTTCCTCCTCAAACTATGAGAGTTACAAACTTTAAAATTGGCGAAAAGGAAAAAGGTTGTTTCTTCTTTCGCCAGCATATACTTTCAGTCAATAGAAATAAGTTTAGTTCGTTTTGGACATATATACAAAAGCACAAACTAAACTCACAATAAAGTGGATTAAAAAAAAAGAGAAGATGTTTTGACAAAGTCAGGAATCTATTTTTGCTTTTTGAGAGAACAACTCACGAAGTTATTCTATATTTCAATTGTAATTAGTTTATAGTATGGAAGATTTTAACTCACAATATGCCAACCATTCGAAATTAGAACAGCTAAAGCAGTTCATTTTGGAACATGGTACTTATATCGAACTCAAAAAGGGCGAACGATTCACTATTCAAGGCAAAGTGAATCATCGGGGAGCTTATATTGAACACGGCTTATTGAGATATACTCGTGTGGATGAAAAAGGAAACATACACATAGTAGGATATACTTTCTCCGGAGAATTTGCAGGAAGTTTATGCACTCTTATAGAACCCAATCAACCGTCATTAGTAACAATTGAAGCCGTTTGCGATACAAAGATTTGTTATATGTCCTATTCAAAAGTGGAGGAATTCTTTGCTGCAAATGTAGAAACCATGCAACTAAAATGTACGCTTGTTGAACAATCATACTTATTAATGTATCATAGATTAATGGATATGTACTGCAAGACCACAGCAGAGCTGTATCTTGACTTATTGAATAGATGCCCCGATATTCAAGAGTACATTACGTTAAAGGAGATTGCTTCTTTCTTGCAAGTCACACCGGAAACAATCAGTCGCATACGCCGTGGACTGAATAAATAGCTTACGATAATGAATGATTTTAATACATATCTCAACAATTTGGACTATTCCCATGTAAAAGATTTATTTGCGAGAAAAGGGATATTGCGTACTTACCATAAGAAAGATTTCTTTATCCGGCAAAATGAGGTGGAACGTTTTGCTGGATGGGTAAAACATGGCACATTTCAATATACGCATATTGACGAAGAAGGAGAAGAGCACATTGTGGGATATGCTTTTACCGATGAATTTGTATGTGACTATTCTTCTTTTATGAAAAGTTGTCTGTCAGCAGTGAGCATTCAAGCGTTAACAGACTGTTCTGTTTATGAAATATCACGCCATGATATTATAGAATGTTGGGAAACGAATATGGAAACTCAACGATTAGGAAGATATGTAGCTGAAAATCTATATGAAATGGTGTATGAACGATTGCTCGATTCGTATTGTACACCTGAAATACGATATCAAAGACTAATGAAACGTTGTCCTGACCTTAAAGATACTGTACCCTTGAAAAGTATAGCTTCTTTCTTAGGAGTTACTCCTGAAACAGTTAGTCGCATACGCCGCAAACTGGAGAAATAGCCAATCTTTTAACATCCATTATACCGGGGTCTTGACAATTGTCAAGACCTTTTTTCTTTATTCTTCCGTATTTTGCATTCATGATTTAATAACATTGATATGATACGTAAATTAACGCAAGAAGAATATAATAATGCGGCTGATTTGTCCTATCAAGTATATATGGAATGTGGCAGGAATGATTTCACCCAAGAAGGTATTGAAACCTTTAAAAGTTTCGTGTATGACACATCGTTGATGAATACACTTGACATATATGGTGCTTTTGACAATCATTTATTGATAGGAATAATCGGTGTACATCAAGAAAGGCAACATATATCCCTCTTCTTTGTCTTGCCACACTATCATCAGCAAGGAATAGGGAAATCGCTATTTGATTATATGATGAGCAATTGTAATTTCACTTATATAACAGTTAATTCTTCAACCTATGCAGAAACTTTTTATACATCTTTAGGCTTCAAAAAAGTGGGTGAAAAAGAGATTAATAAAGGTATTGTTAGTATCCCTATGAAGAGAAATATATAATTATTGTCAATCACTTAAAATAGAGATAAGATGAAAAAGAAAATTACTTTATGTATGGTGCTTTCCACATTCATTATTTGCGCCATGTTATGTCTGACAAATTGTAGTAACGATGATGCCCCTACTTCTGTCTTCACCCCCGAAGCCTATAATCCCAATAAGATGGTGTGGACGTTGAAGAAGATGTATTAACGGATAAGGCTTAAATGAAGTGTGGATGCGACTAATCAGATAATTTCAAACGTTTGGAAAACAGCAATATTTTTGTTGTTTTTTTTATTTCTCGCCCGTCCAGTCAATGCACAAGTACAAAACGGGTGGACTCCAAACGATTCTGTCCGATTGGCTAAAATGCTGAAAGGAGAAATGCCTATCCATATTGATGATGCTTTTAAAAGGGAATTAGAACAGTCTATTATTGGTCATTCGCCAAAAGACGATAATAGATACTGGGATGATTTTAGGTTAGATATTGATTTTAAAGAAGATTTTCCGAATGTAGCAAATATTGGGTGCGCCACAACGTTTCACAATAAATTAAATCATAACAATAATCTATTGAATGGAAATCTAAAATGCAAAAGCCTTATGTTCAATAGTCGGATAGATAAAAATCTACCTCTTATAAAGATTCAACAAAATACAAATATGGCTATTCCTTTAAATAAGAAACTATATTTTAGTGTATATGGAAACTATACACTGGATAAAAAACGGAGTGTGATACTTCCTGCAACTTCTATCCCTTATCAGATAGGAGCAGGATTTTCATATGAGATAGGCAAATATGTCACTATTAAATCCCAAACGAACTACCAATATAACATAATACAAAGAAGATGGGAATGGTTCTTTGGTGCAGGAGTTTCTTTTACCTTTTAATAGTTTTGTAATCAATAAACTGAATTCGTATGATGCGATTAAATAAAATAATACCATTGACATTTTTCTACCTATTTTTAGGTTGCTATCAAACAGTCGCTTGGGGGCAAACGATTAACGG
This Alistipes shahii WAL 8301 DNA region includes the following protein-coding sequences:
- a CDS encoding YhcG family protein, which codes for MNFEALVKHISTIQNTLQAQAAHAVNLALTSRNWLMGCYIVEFEQNGEDRAAYGEQLLKKLEQRLKTKGLNERRFREFRRLYLVYPQLKKPVTQYIASQIQIRQSLTAEFTEPIRRLMTAESESGVWKLSTEYPQTETWMIPADRLFNKLSSTHLNTISGIENPVKRAFYEMETIRGCWSVKELERQIASLYYERSGLSKNKEALSALVQQQATLLQPKDVINTPVTLEFLGLNERALVTETDLEQAILDNLQHFLLEMGHGFCFEARQKRILIDEDYFFADLVFYHRILKCHVIVELKIDKFHHEYASQLNMYLNYFKAEVMQPDDNPPIGILLCTEKGDTLVKYATAGLDPNIFVQKYRIELPTEEEIKEFISSSNYESYKL
- a CDS encoding Crp/Fnr family transcriptional regulator; translated protein: MEDFNSQYANHSKLEQLKQFILEHGTYIELKKGERFTIQGKVNHRGAYIEHGLLRYTRVDEKGNIHIVGYTFSGEFAGSLCTLIEPNQPSLVTIEAVCDTKICYMSYSKVEEFFAANVETMQLKCTLVEQSYLLMYHRLMDMYCKTTAELYLDLLNRCPDIQEYITLKEIASFLQVTPETISRIRRGLNK
- a CDS encoding Crp/Fnr family transcriptional regulator; this encodes MNDFNTYLNNLDYSHVKDLFARKGILRTYHKKDFFIRQNEVERFAGWVKHGTFQYTHIDEEGEEHIVGYAFTDEFVCDYSSFMKSCLSAVSIQALTDCSVYEISRHDIIECWETNMETQRLGRYVAENLYEMVYERLLDSYCTPEIRYQRLMKRCPDLKDTVPLKSIASFLGVTPETVSRIRRKLEK
- a CDS encoding GNAT family N-acetyltransferase, whose amino-acid sequence is MIRKLTQEEYNNAADLSYQVYMECGRNDFTQEGIETFKSFVYDTSLMNTLDIYGAFDNHLLIGIIGVHQERQHISLFFVLPHYHQQGIGKSLFDYMMSNCNFTYITVNSSTYAETFYTSLGFKKVGEKEINKGIVSIPMKRNI